From a single Nicotiana tomentosiformis chromosome 2, ASM39032v3, whole genome shotgun sequence genomic region:
- the LOC138904646 gene encoding uncharacterized protein, giving the protein MARDKESTAKKDDLDTTSPMYMHPLESVGSVLVPVSFDGTGYRSWRRGVLRALSVKNKVSFITGKCQKPAIGHATFDQWARCDNIVTSWILNSLSKDLADSLQYVNDAKELWQELEDWYDQTNGAKLYQPQEKINDLSQGTLDITGYYTKIKKLWEELNTLNAHAQCSC; this is encoded by the coding sequence ATGGCTCGAGATAAGGAAAGTACTGCAAAGAAGGATGACTTAGATACCACCAGTCCAATGTACATGCATCCATTGGAAAGTGTCGGCTCAGTGTTGGTGCCTGTATCTTTTGATGGTACAGGATACAGATCTTGGAGGAGAGGTGTGCTTAGAGCCCTCTCAGTGAAGAATAAGGTTAGCTTCATCACAGGAAAATGTCAAAAACCGGCAATTGGACATGCTACTTTTGATCAATGGGCACGATGTGATAATATAGTGACTTCATGGATCCTAAATTCTCTTTCAAAGGATCTAGCGGATAGTCTACAATATGTGAATGATGCCAAAGAGTTATGGCAGGAATTAGAGGACTGGTATGATCAAACGAATGGTGCGAAGCTATATCAACCTCAAGAGAAAATTAATGACTTGAGTCAAGGAACTCTGGACATCACAGGATACTACACGAAAATAAAGAAGTTATGGGAAGAACTGAATACATTGAATGCACATGCACAATGTAGTTGTTAG